The sequence below is a genomic window from Dyadobacter chenwenxiniae.
GAGCATGGGCTTACATGTTCACATTGTGAACGATCCAATACTACGAAATCAGTACAGGCTTGTATAATTCAAGATTTTTGAGGACTTCTCCTGTGCCTTTTACAACAGCCTTTAACGGATCATCTGCAATGTGTACAGGAAGTTTGGTTTTTTGTGCAATACGTCGGTCAAGGCCGTGAATAAGTGCCCCTCCGCCAGTTAGATAAATACCATTTTTGAAAATATCCGCTGAAAGTTCAGGTGGAGAAATTTCAAGTGCCTTCATGACACCTTCCTCGATTTTTGAGATAGACTTATCAAGAGAATACGCGATTTCGCTATAAGTAACGCGTATTTCTTTCGGAATTCCGGTCATTAAGTCACGTCCACGGATCTGGTAATCGTCCAATGGAATTTCCAGTTCAGGAGAAGCAGAACCAATGGCCATTTTAATTAACTCAGCAGAGCGCTCGCCGATCAGCAAATTGTGCTCACGACGCATATAATCCACAATATCTCTCGTAAATACATCACCTGCAATGCGCACTGACTGCTCACAAACAATCCCGGATAATGCTATAACAGCGATTTCAGTCGTTCCGCCGCCGATATCGACGATCATGACACCATTAGGCTGTGTAATGTCAATCCCGATCCCGATAGCAGCTGCGATCGGCTCGTGAACCATGTATACTTCCTTTGCGCCGGCATGCTCGCATGAGTCCTTAACCGCACGTTTTTCAACCTCTGTAATCCCCGAAGGAATGCAAACTACCATGCGGTGTGAAGGCG
It includes:
- a CDS encoding rod shape-determining protein, with protein sequence MGLFDFLTSDIAIDLGTANTLIIHKDTVVVDEPSIIAMDKTTGKVLAIGHTAMQMHEKTNENIKTIRPLKDGVIADFTAAEMMIRGMIKMIDTGSRFFTPSHRMVVCIPSGITEVEKRAVKDSCEHAGAKEVYMVHEPIAAAIGIGIDITQPNGVMIVDIGGGTTEIAVIALSGIVCEQSVRIAGDVFTRDIVDYMRREHNLLIGERSAELIKMAIGSASPELEIPLDDYQIRGRDLMTGIPKEIRVTYSEIAYSLDKSISKIEEGVMKALEISPPELSADIFKNGIYLTGGGALIHGLDRRIAQKTKLPVHIADDPLKAVVKGTGEVLKNLELYKPVLIS